A window from Neoarius graeffei isolate fNeoGra1 chromosome 14, fNeoGra1.pri, whole genome shotgun sequence encodes these proteins:
- the LOC132897523 gene encoding uncharacterized protein LOC132897523 — translation MVCYWTTHNVRLHVVKCRAPNTTWAKHPVKKTWYETDSYAKAEQKCLQLMESSSVETEDDVNTFAIRQRKCPRRFVSESSDDDSAPVVAATKKQPKTRTVAGSPVCQQDPMPLPPQWSTPAGTGASPHHPSPSPVDPVQASSRALHPIQSTRHLQESLETSFDSVQASSRALHDGQGVSAIAAMFERITEAHMSRLMRRLEARFDKIESLVETNAPTHTPQLQQDDVVLAKPCSMVMELLELDRSLEQPDKRNKMQHFLETVRGAGLGAAIHRMLRRAANNEVLAQYSLRGRRAKMSFDDLILCKIIKAACVKKFPGHTEAEVEECLGQTLKFAPHRRSAGQQQRMDN, via the exons atggtCTGCTACTGGACGACACACAATGTGCGATTGCATGTTGTGAAGTGCCGAGCACCAAATACAACTTGGGCCAAACATCCCGTTAAGAAAACCTGGTACGAAACAG ATTCATACGCCAAAGCTGAACAGAAGTGTTTGCAATTGATGGAGTCCTCAAGTGTTGAGACAGAGGATGATGTGAACACTTTTGCAATAAGGCAGCGTAAGTGCCCAAGGAGGTTTGTCTCCGAATCCTCTGATG ATGATTCTGCTCCAGTGGTAGCAGCAACCAAGAAGCAACCCAAGACTCGGACTGTGGCTGGAAGCCCTGTGT GTCAGCAGGACCCAATGCCCTTACCACCACAAT GGTCAACACCAGCTGGGACTGGAGCCAGTCCTCACCACCCTAGCCCAAGTCCTGTTGACCCTGTTCAAG ccagcagccGGGCACTACACCCAATTCAGTCAACCAGGCACCTCCAAGAATCACTGGAAACCTCTTTTGACTCTGTTCAAG ccagcagccGGGCACTTCATGACGGACAGGGTGTCTCGGCTATCGCAGCCATGtttgagagaa TCACAGAGGCCCACATGAGTCGCTTGATGCGGAGGCTCGAGGCTAGGTTTGACAAGATCGAGTCATTGGTGGAGACCAACGCCCCGACACACACGCCTCAACTCCAGCAAGATGATGTGGTGTTGGCTAAACCATGCAGCATGGTGATGGAGCTGCTGGAGTTGGATAGGAGTCTGGAACAACCAGACAAGAGGAACAAGATG CAACATTTTCTTGAAACTGTCAGAGGGGCAGGTTTAGGGGCAGCCATTCACCGTATGCTACGCCGAGCGGCAAATAATGAGGTACTCGCCCAGTACAGCTTGCGGGGCAGACGGGCCAAAATGTCCTTTGATGACCTCATTCTGTGCAAGATTATAAAGG ctgcatgtgtcaAAAAATTTCCTGGCCATACGGAAGCTGAAGTGGAGGAATGCCTTGGGCAGACTCTAAAATTTGCACCACACAGACG atcagctggtCAGCAGCAACGGATGGACAATTGA